Within Meles meles chromosome 19, mMelMel3.1 paternal haplotype, whole genome shotgun sequence, the genomic segment TCATTTGGGCCAAACGGGAAGATGCCTGCACACAGTTTTGATGTCCCAACCATTCTTCTCTATGTCCTAGTCACCTTTAAAGGCAGATTTGTGGAGAGTTCTCTGCAAAAAGTTGCTCTATAGTGGGTGTAAGTCAACAGGTTAGTGGAAGAACCAGGAGCCTCATTCCTTTGATTTAATTACTGGGTGGCATTATGTCATGGCAAGGAAAACAGCAGTAATTGGCACCGCTGAGGTATGGACACTTGGTACCCACCTGCGGATATCATAGGCTTGTCATAAAGCAAATTTTTGTTGTCGGGGACATTTGGTACAGGTTTTTCTCATGATATGCTTCTTATGAATTTAGCAGAATGTTGCTAAGTTTTGACCCTTTTAACCTTCAGCCTTTTCATTTGGTGCAAGTAGGAATTCAGAGAAGGAGCTCTGCTTTCCACATAACCGAGCTTGGAGAAAATCATCAGAGCGGAGAAGTTTTTCTTACAGCTTGACTTgctgcttttcctctgcctcttcctctgtaTTTTTAGTAAATGACCCACTGACTCTGTGACCTTTGAGGCATACTTTCTTGTCCAGTACTTGAAGCTTTGCTGGGAGATTTGTTTGTGAAATGTCTCTGCACTCCTCTCTCGCATTCGTATATACTGCTTGGCCATTCCTTCAGCATCTAATCCTGTAGTTTCCACACATTAAGCACAGAAAAAAAACCATTTCTCGGGGATGATCCTGCCAGGACCGAGTCATCCTCTCTCTCTTACCTGCTCTACCTTCTCTCTGTTACGTCCCTGGCTACTGGCTTTGCGGGGAATAATAATTTTGTACTTAAAACAACTTTCAGGCACAAATCAGCCCCTTGGCTCTTTCATTCCCGTAACTCTTAACAGTGACAGACCTTTTGTGTATGTGGGTTCagtgttccctgcccctgcctgtctATGCTAGTAGCAACTGTTATAGTCCATCCGCATCCTCTGGTTCTGGCACCGAAGCTGAACTGTGTCACTGAATATTCTGAATCCTGGCCAAGGGCTCATTACAAAGATTCTCGTAGGCATTTAAAGGTGGGAAAGAAACTGGATTCAGAAGAAGGAGGGGTTTGCTGAAGGAAACTTTCTGAAgacttttttcccctaatttttatAACTATAGATTCTAGAACGTtatgttgaatttttatttagaGCATCAACTTTAGTATTTAACTGTTTTGAAAATCTTAACTGTTGGTGTTGGTATGTTTCTGTGTTTTCTCATCTCATTTTTAGGGAAAGCGACTTCTGAGGACAGAAGTTTGATGACACAGATCACTGAATTTCTTTGTTTGGAGTGCACGTTATGAACCCTTTCTGGAGTATGTCTGCAAGCTCTGTCCGCAAAGTAGGTATCGTTAATAAATTTAATGAGGAAACTCATTTGAGTCAAAGTAGAAGTCAAGAATAATTCATACTAAAGTTGCCTATAATCTTAACAAAATTACCTGgctttgcttattttgttttgttttgtttttttaatttaatttttttttttttagtaatttctatacccagcatggggcctgaattcacaaccctgagatcaagagtcatatgcttttccaacagagccagccaggcacccctaggttttacttttgagaaataatttattttgctgATTAAATTTCGCTTCTGAGAGTGGGATGGCATCTCAAATGGAAAATCATCCTGGTAATCACAATTGTAAGATTATGTTTTAGGATATATTTACACAGGATAAAATTTGTGACACGTTATTATAGTAGTCTTTCTACTAATTTGCAAGATTCCACAGTCAGAGAAGCTTTGAGAAAGACCAGTCCAGTGTGGTCAGCTCAGACTTGAGGGTATGGGTTTCTTTTCTCCAAACAAAAGGtctatttttaaatcacaaaaccAGTACATTTtaagaaacctttaaaaatgcAGACAAACAGAATGAATATAACCTGTAACTCCACCTCTAAGAGACCACCGCCAGGAATCCTCTTTTCTCCTATGTACGTGATACCCATTTTTAATGCAGGTAATTTAAACAGCCTTGGCTCTACTTGAGCCAAGGGAACTGCCCATGAGATGGTGGTTTCGTCTCTGACTCATGTAGACCTTTGTCTTTGACTTAGGCAGGCTGACTGTGCTGGCAGAGTCCAGATGGGGATCATCTCCATCAGGGACAAGATCAGAATCAGAGCAGCGCAAGGGAGAGCATCGCTCCTTTAGCTGTTTCTAAGCTCTTGAGGTGCTCATGCCAGGTGGTGCGACTACAGTTTCAGTCACCTCTCCTGTTTGCTTTGAGCGGCTTCGCACCTGACCTTTTACAGCACCTAAGAGCCAAGGAACTCTTTTTCCTGTTGCTTTAGTCTTCCTTCAGCCTTGCTCTCTTTCTAACGGGCTGCCTACTCAGAGGACTTCCAAGTCGTCTTGATTGTGATGCAAGAACGTCCTTGTGAAAGAGTCATTCCAGCTTTCAGGTCAGGGATAAGAGTGTATCACAGGTACCCTTGTGATTTAAGACTCATGCTAACAGATGTTCTCACCACTTCATCTCGAACAGCGATCTGACGGTGAGGAGAAGGCATTAACAGGGGACGTGATAACCAGCCCTCCACGTGCTGCTCCAAAGAAACAGCTGCCTTGTATTCCCAAAAACGCTTTGCCCATAACTAAGCCTACATCCCCCGCCCCAGCCACACAGTCAACAAACGGCACACATGCTTCTTATGGACCCTTCTACTTGGAATACTCTCTTCTTGCGGAATTGTAAGTGCTGAAGCTGTCTGGCTAGATTCTGACTGACCTTTGAAGGTGAAAAATGAGAGTTATTCCGGTGCACTCCATAAACGCCTGCGTCGTTCAGTCTTAAAGCTCAGGTGCCTCCCCCTCGATATCCAGTAAATAAGACTGAAAGGCAAACATGGGTTTGCACTTTCATGTCTGTtttggagagcaagagaaagaccCTGAGACTGAGCACTTAAAGTAGGTCAGGAACTGAGTAACGTAATTTTGGTGTGCCTTGACAGGAGGTGAGGAAGTCCCCTCCTGAGGAGCTGGTTGTGGAGAACGGGACAGTGGGAGGCAGGAATCTGTTCTTGGGTCAGATCCAGCTGGAGCTTGTGCTCCACTGTGGTGACCACCTCACCTCGTAAGAGGCATCCTGACAGACTGAGGAGAGGCTCCCAGTAGGCAGAGGTCAGGAAGCCAGACCTTAGGAGCCAACAGTGGAAGGAACTGGAACCACCAACTCGGAGAAGAGACCACGTAGGAAGTACTTATCAGAGCTGCCTTTGTGTATTTGAGGGCCTGTCATTACACAGGGGACTGGACTCCCCCAGAGGCAGCAGTAGGCAGTTGACAGGGAATTCACAAAGGTTCAGGCTCTGTGCAGGTGACAACCGCACTAGTCCCAGCAGCTGAAGGTCGGACTGAAGTCACAGCGTCCATAGCGGGAGGCGGGGAGCGCCGCCCAGAGTGCTGGTCATGCCGACCTCGGGGGGCCGGCAGGCTCAGGTTTGAGCACGTGTTCCTGGGGCCGAAGTGTGGAGAAGGAATTCTTCAGTTGTGTCATTGTTAAGTTCTTGGTACAGCATCCTCAAGCGTTCCCTTACTGTATCGTGTTGTGCCGGTCAGAGGGTCTGAGGCCCCAGCGCCGCTGGCAGCGTGTGGTTTGGTGGCAGTGGTCCCTCTGGCTTTATAATGGAGGCCTTGTGTTTGAGGCTGGGCCGCGGGCCGGACAGGCGTCTATTGTGGCCCAGATCTGCTGTCTGTATTAGAACACCAAACGGCCTCCCGTAGTAGCCGCATCTGCCAGCCGCGCGTGCTGACGTGCCGAGCTTTAGGGAAAGGATCGCAAAtaagtgtgatggtaaataggtaaTACAGACAGACAGCTAAGGTTCAACATGTTGTTTCTCAATAAAATCCAGGCTTGGCAGGTTAAACGTGTTTTAAGGCCTGAAATCGGCACTGTTCCAGGTCTGATCTCAGCCTTATGCCTTTAGGTGCATGGAGACGAGGTCCCAGAGAGCCGGTACCCGCCTCTGTCAGTGCCCTTGTCTTCCTGGCTGTGGGGCCCACAGAGCCCGGGCACCTGGGTTGGGGGGTCGcttgagagggagagcagagtggGGAGCGCCTCACACACATGCCTGCCTTCGCTAAGAACGCTGCAAGTCTAAACGCGGCCCTCTGCCACAGGGACTGGTGTTCACAGTTGAGATGACCCCTAAGTGATGGCAGTTGTGgagaatttttatgtttattaccTAAAATCGTGCTTCAGGAGGCTTTTGAACGTGTGTGGGTGAAATCTATTGTCCATagtcacaaaagcaaaaattgtgCATCTTTTCCCTAAAATTTAACATCCAGAATTTAAATCAGTTTGCATTGTTCAGAATTACCTACTGGTTGGTTTCCAAGGTGATGTTTTGGGAAAGTTGATTTCTGGGAAGAAAACTTGATTCTTTGTGTACCCCTGCTTGGCTTGAATTTCTTCGTCTGGGGCCGGCTCTGGCTCCTGTTTCTCTGTGAGCTTGGTCTGGAAAGCTGGGACACGGGTACGAGCCTGGGGCAGGTGAGATGTGAGGACTTGGCTTGTGTGTTAGGTGCTGGCTGCCCGTCAGGGGACTAGTGCTTGTCTCGAAAAGTGAATGTAGGGTTGTTTGATCTGTATGTGTCATTTCCATCCATACAATTTATTATTCTTCTGTTTTAGTACCTTGGTCGTGAAGCAGAAGCTGCCGGGTGTCTATGTGCAGCCGTCTTACCGCTCTGCATTAAGTAAGAAGGATTTGTTCTTAATTTATAGCATATTTGGTTCCTCTGACACAAACTTGGGTCttaactgttttttattttcccccagtGTGGTTTGGAGTAATATTCATACGGCATGGACTGTATCAAGACGGTGTGTTTAAGTTTACAGTTTACATCCCTGATAACTACCCGGACGGTGACTGCCCTGTAAGTAAGGAGTCAAGTCTGCCTTCCTTTGCTGGGTCCGAGGAGGACTTAAAGGACTTGAAAGATTCCTTGGTTCTTTTCCTGAGCTCATTTTACGATTTCAGTTTCCCAAAATGTTTTGTCTATGCAGTCGTCTTTGGAGGGGATTTTTGTGCTTTGTTGCGTCTTTTGCCATGCCAGCTTCTGCCCTTAGTGTccctggtttctctgctcaggTTTTGCGAGGGAGGCTGGCTGTGCACATGGCCGTGCTGTGCTACAGCAGAGCAAAGGGCGCCTGCCCTCCGCTTGCAAAATTGAGCTTTACAGGAAAATGGTGGAAGTTGTTAAGTATCCCTCTTTGAGGCAACTCTTTGACTTAAAACACCATGACTGCCTTGTCCTGAAGCTCCCCTTACACCTGTTTGGGTCCAGTAAGCTCCTTGCTTCCACTAAAGGACACGTCTCTCTTTAAATACAGCGCTTGGTGTTCGATATTCCCGTCTTTCACCCGCTAGTCGACCCCACCTCAGGGGAACTGGATGTCAAGAGAGCATTTGCAAAATGGAGGTTAGTAAATAAGGTTTACTTTGGTGACCTACACCAGCAGGATGATACTTCAGTGATCCTACGTGTTTCTCTCTAGGCGGAACCATAATCACATTTGGCAAGTTTTAATGTACGCAAGGAGAGTTTTCTACAAGATTGATACATCAAGCCCCCTAAACCCAGAGGCTGCAGTGCTGTATGTTACTTTGCTTTGTCCTTTTAGATACATTTGACAGTGCAGCTAAGTAGATTACGTTGGTAAGTTTTTGAATTAAACTTTTAATACAGGTATGAAAAAGATGTTcagctttttaaaagcaaagtgGTGGACAGTGTTAAGATGTGCACGGCTCGTCTGTTTGACCAACCTAAGATAGAAGACCCCTACGCAATTAGGTAAGTGGCTCACGATAAACTGCACCTTGCCGTCCTGTACTTGCATGTTTCGGGTGGTCTTAGAATGGGGATTTAGAACGAGAGTGTATCATCTGTTGGCCTGCCACCTTTGTAATTTGTTGGCAGCTCGCTTTCTGATACCTCTTCGGTATCCCTGAAACAGAAAGCTTTAcgtcagggctcctgggtggctcagttgttaagcgtctgcctttggctcaggtcccaggatcccgggatcaagccccgtttCGATCCCGCTTCCCTgctggcgggaagcctgcttctccctctcccactccccctgtgtgcattccctctcttgctgtctctctctctctgtcaaataaataaataaaatctttaaaaaaaaaaaaaaaaaagaaagctttacaTTGACTGGCATATTGTGCCAATAGCAAGCTATTTAGTGACTTTGATCTCCTAAGGATCCTTGTCATGTGCACGTTCAAATGTCCAGACTTTTCTTTTCAGCTGACAGTTTTAGCTGGAGCCCCTCTTAAACTGCCACATCCCCCACTAATGCTCAGatttggggaaaggagggaaaccGAATAGCGTGAATAGCGCCTTCCTTTAGCACTATGTTATTTAATCTCGGAAGCATCGAAGGATTACTGAGACCTGAGGAATTGGTGATTTAGCTCTCTGGCAGCACTTACTGCTGGAAGGCTGGTGGTATAGTGGGTGAGAGGCCTGGCCTCTGCGGACAGACTGGCTGGACTTTGTGCTTACTGACTTGGCTGACTCAAAGCAGTGACTTAATCTGACTGCCACGctttcatcatctgtaaatatTAGTACTTCAGGGATGGCTGTGAAGCTGAAATGAGCTGACGCCGACACGTGCAAGTGCTTTCTAAGGGATAGTTACCCTATGAGAATCATCTAGAGTCACATCTAAAACTTCTATGTCCACAACTGGTTATTGTTCCTTGTTAAGTTTTGTTATGGGAATAAGTGGATATTCTACAAATTTAGTAATAAGCCaaagcagtttttaaatatttctctcttccttaagCTTTTCTCCATGGAATCCTTCTGTACATGATGAAGCCAGAGAGAAGATGCTGACTCAGAAGGTGAGTACATAACCATTTTTGAAATCATTAACGGTTTCCTTTCTGAAATATCTTCGTTGGAGATTACTCACAATGTACAAATAACTTTTGGGGAAATGAGTTTGTACAGGGCCGTCTCCATCAGTCCTATGTTTAATGTCTGTTTTTGATTATGCCTAGAAGAAGCCTGAAGAACAGCACAATAAAAGTGTTCATGTTGCCGGCCTGTCATGGGTAAAGCCTGGTTCAGTACAACCTTTcagtaaagaagagaaaacagtagCAACTTAAGCGCTGGTGAATCTGGTGCACCGTGCACTTTCCTGCCGGACTCGGGCCTAGTTAGAGCTGACCGATGGCAAAGGACTGCCGGAAGAGTAAAACTGTGCGAACGAGGACTGGTATCAGTGTGTCCGTGTGTGCGTGGGTTCTAACAGCAAGTTTTGGAAACCTCTCTCTAAGTATCGCATTACTTCTGTCAGAAGTGTCTTTAGGGTGGTTATCTAGTTGAGTACTCCAAATTATTGGGGACCTCGAggcttaaatatttttctgaatataaCGCTAAA encodes:
- the LOC123930871 gene encoding AKT-interacting protein isoform X1, with translation MNPFWSMSASSVRKRSDGEEKALTGDVITSPPRAAPKKQLPCIPKNALPITKPTSPAPATQSTNGTHASYGPFYLEYSLLAEFTLVVKQKLPGVYVQPSYRSALMWFGVIFIRHGLYQDGVFKFTVYIPDNYPDGDCPRLVFDIPVFHPLVDPTSGELDVKRAFAKWRRNHNHIWQVLMYARRVFYKIDTSSPLNPEAAVLYEKDVQLFKSKVVDSVKMCTARLFDQPKIEDPYAISFSPWNPSVHDEAREKMLTQKKKPEEQHNKSVHVAGLSWVKPGSVQPFSKEEKTVAT
- the LOC123930871 gene encoding AKT-interacting protein isoform X2 encodes the protein MNPFWSMSASSVRKRSDGEEKALTGDVITSPPRAAPKKQLPCIPKNALPITKPTSPAPATQSTNGTHASYGPFYLEYSLLAEFTLVVKQKLPGVYVQPSYRSALMWFGVIFIRHGLYQDGVFKFTVYIPDNYPDGDCPRLVFDIPVFHPLVDPTSGELDVKRAFAKWRRNHNHIWQVLMYARRVFYKIDTSSPLNPEAAVLYEKDVQLFKSKVVDSVKMCTARLFDQPKIEDPYAISFSPWNPSVHDEAREKMLTQKKPEEQHNKSVHVAGLSWVKPGSVQPFSKEEKTVAT